ACGGTCGACGTCAAGTACAAGTACATCGTCGACTGCACGGACTGGGAAGGCGACTTCGACTTCGGTCACTTCGTCACGCTCTACCCCGAGGACGCGAGCTACACGCTGGACGTCTGGTGGGAGGACGTGGCGCCGAGCGACTACATCGGCTGCGACGTCGGCGTGAAGTTCACGGTCGACATGACGCCGGGACTCCAGTCCGGCGTGTTCAATCCGGCGACCGACACGCTGGCCGTCTACGGCTCGGTCGCTCCGCTTGACTGGTTCTGGCCGCCGGATGCCTCAGCCATCATGGTCGACGACGGGACGGGTGACGACGACGTTGCCGGCGACGATGTCTACACGGCGACGATGACGTTCCCGACCGGCAGCTTCCGGTTCGTGGGCTACAAGTACGCGCTCCGGACCGCCGAGAGCGACACGATGGCGAACGGCGTGCTCTTCGAGTGCGATACGCTGCCCGACCGCGACCTGACGCTCGACGATGTGAACGGCTGCGTCGCGAAGCGCGCCGGTCCGATGGTGCTCGAGGATCTCTGGAACTGGTGCGACGAAGTGGCCGGTTCCGCCGGGACGGTTCAGGAGACCTCGTGGGGCCGCATCAAGAACATCTTCAGGCCTTAAGCGGAACGACGATATGAACCAGGCTCGGGAACGGGCCTGGGACAGCAGGACGGACGACGCGCCGGGCGGGCTATGTTCCCGCCCGGCGCCCTGTTGTGCGTCAGCAGGCAGTTGACAGGTCGCGCGGGGTAGCTTAGCTTGGTCGGGCTTCCTTGCCGCGGCAGGCGAGGGCCCTCCGGGGCCTCTCATCCGGCCGCAGAGGCGTCGGGGGCCCCGACGGGCCGCGGTAATCCGCCCGGCCCGCTCCCGTCCCGCCGACGCCCGTACGCCCGTGGATGGGGCGTGATCAGGCGCTCAACCCCTGGACGGGTCAGCGTGTCAGAGCATACGGACAAACGAAGAAACAAGGCCTCGACCGGGAGAGACCCGGAGCTTGTCGCCCGCCTGAAGGCCGGCGATGAGAAGGCGTTCGAGGAGCTTGTAACGACCTATCAGGAACGTGTTTATCGCGTCGCCTGGAGGATGGTCCGTGACGATGACGTGGCCGAGGATGTCGCCCAGGAGGCCTTCATCAAGGTCTTCAGGCACATCGACCGGTTCCAGGAGCGTTCGAGCATCTACACCTGGATCTACCGGATCACGGTCAACATCGCCCTCAACAAGCTCAAGCGCGACCGATTCCGCAAGATGGTCCCGCTGGGCGACTTCGGTCGGCCAGACCGGAGCGCCAACGCCGACCCCGCGCGCCGGGCCCTCTCGAACGAGCTGGCGGAGCGGGTCGACGAGGCCGTCAAGGAGCTGCCGGAGAAGCAGAGGCTCGTCTTCACGCTCAAGTTCTACGAGGAGATGAGCCACAGGGAGATCGCGGAGGTCGTCGGCTGTTCCGAGGGAACGTCCAAGGCCAACTACTTCCACGCGATCAGGAAACTCAGGAAGGCCCTCGCAGACCTGAGGTGAGACATGGAGGACGACGAGAGAACCATGCGGTGTCACGATGTCAGAGAGCTGCTGATCGAGTTTCTGGAGAACGAGCTGCCCGAGCGGGAGCGCGACGAGGTCCGTCTCCACGTCGCGACGTGCGGCGAGTGCAGACGGGAGCTCGAGGCGCTTCAGGACACGTTCGCCCTGCTCGCGGACGACGGCTATCGTGAGCCCTCGCCCTTCTACTGGACCAGGTTCCAGGCCCGTCTCAGGGAGCGCATGCGGCGCTCCGGCGTCGCGGCGACGCCGC
The sequence above is drawn from the Candidatus Effluviviaceae Genus V sp. genome and encodes:
- a CDS encoding sigma-70 family RNA polymerase sigma factor encodes the protein MVGLPCRGRRGPSGASHPAAEASGAPTGRGNPPGPLPSRRRPYARGWGVIRRSTPGRVSVSEHTDKRRNKASTGRDPELVARLKAGDEKAFEELVTTYQERVYRVAWRMVRDDDVAEDVAQEAFIKVFRHIDRFQERSSIYTWIYRITVNIALNKLKRDRFRKMVPLGDFGRPDRSANADPARRALSNELAERVDEAVKELPEKQRLVFTLKFYEEMSHREIAEVVGCSEGTSKANYFHAIRKLRKALADLR